From the Vibrio vulnificus CMCP6 genome, the window GACTTTCGCATACGATTTAAAGCTGCCATCACATCAATTGGACGTGGTTTGGCGAGATCACCATGCTGAGGCATATTCTGGAACCAAGCATCGCCCAATAATTCGCTGATCTGTTTGGCTGGGTTTGAGTTCCATCCAGCGTGTTGGGCAAGCTGATACCAAACCCAACCAATCGCGTTGACTTCATCGCTCGACTCTAACTGCTCAAGCGCGGAGAGGTCTGTAAACTCTTTACCAAAGCGAAGGCTGTCTTTACCTTTCGCCGATACACGGAATTTCCCATCCGTTAGAATGTTCATCAACGCAGAGCAATGGAGTGCACGAGGAGGGAATGTCACCAAAGGTGCCTCAGATTCGTTGTGACGTTGAGTAGGGTGCAACTGAATCACCTCTTTCGCTTTCTCGGTCACATCTAATGCCTGATAGTCATGCATCTGGATAACGTTGTCGGCAACATCCAGATAATCGCCTGACCCGCCCATCACGATGATGGTGGAGATCTCCAATTCATCGCGCAATTGACCGATACGGTCCACCAGCGGTGTGATTGGCTCGTCACCCTTTGCCACAAGCGCTTGCATGCGCTCGTCGCGAATCATGAAGTTTGTGGCTGATGTATCTTCATCAATCAATAGCGTTGAAGCGCCCGCTTCGACAGATTCTTGTAACCACGCTGCCTGAGAGGTGGAACCTGATGCATCTTGCGTGGTGAAGTCTGCAGTATCTTTGCCCATTGGCAAATGATTAATGTAGTTGGAAAGATTCAAATGATGAACGCAGCGGCCTTCCTCAGCGCGAATTTTCATTGCTGAACCATCGGTGACAATGTATTCACGGCCATCACCAGGAATGTGATTGTAGATCGAGCGTTCAATGGCATTTAGCAGGGTAGATTTGCCATGAAAACCACCACCGACAATTAAAGTGATCCCTTTCGGAATCCCTAAGCCAGTGACATAGCCGCGATTTGGTGCATGTAACGTGACTTGCAGTGATTCTGGTGCGGTGAACTCGACGGCGTCTTTCATTGGTAGATCGCAATTACCAGCCACTCGAGGCAAGATACTGCCATTGGCAACAAATGAAACAAGGCCATTGACCTCAAGCTGTTCGCGTAATGCCTCTTGGTCTTCCACAACCTGACAGTGCGTCAATAGTGCCTCTTTATCAAGTTCACGTTCGATGGTGGAACGACGGATAAACTTCGGTAAGTGGAAGGTAATGATATTAATCGCTTTCTTTGCCAGAATGTCACGGCCTTCAGCGGGCAGGTTGACTCGAAAACGCAGTTCAATCCCTTCTTCCGTAAATAATACAGAAGTGCTGTCTAAAACGGTTTGTCCATGCAAAGAAATGGCAATGGCGTTTTCTTGTTTGGCGAATTCGGCGAAGCTACGAGCAATGAAATCTCTTGCGCCAAGTTGGAACGCTGCAGACTCCTCTTTTAACCAAGAAAGCCCAGTTAAGGACCAAGCACGAAAAGCGCGGAAGCGTGAAGCAGAAGCGTAAGGGTCAGATTGGATATGATCAATAAACAGATCAAAATCGGTAAAATTGTACTGCCCTTTGATTTGCTGGTATGCACGATAATTTTGCTTTTCAAGCTTTTTGAGTTTTGCAATCAACTGGTCCATAACAAACAGCCTTTTAGAAACAGAAAAGCGGCGATTATAGAAATCGCCGACGTAAGAGTAAAGCAACTATATGGTGTGTGGCGTCTGCTTGTCGAAATTATCCCTAAAAGTGATGCAATTATGTGTGATACGCGAAGCGAGGGGTGCCTAAAAAGTTCTGACTGTATAAGCCTTGAACAAATTCACTGCCAGGCATTGGCTTGCCATACAGAAATCCTTGGCCAATATCGCATCCTTCGCGGATCAAGAAATCCTCTTGTAGGTCGGATTCGATGCCTTCCATCACCACCTCTAAATCGAGCTTTTTAGCCACATGGATAATTGAACGGATGATTTCTTTGTCTTCTTCCGACTTATCAATATGTTGAACAAAACTCTTATCAATTTTTATCGCATCGAATGGATACTTTTTCAAATAACTGAAAGAGGCGTAGCCAGTACCAAAGTCATCAAGTGACAATGTCACTCCGAGTTCATGCAACCGTTCTAAGGTAGCACGTGCAACCACTTCATCACTGATCAAACCGCTTTCTGTTACCTCAAGTTCAAGATATTGAGCCGGAAGTTGGTAGGCGATGAGCAATTCCTGAACTTGCTCAGCAAAGAGGGGATTTTTAAGTTGAATCGCACTCACATTCACCGCCACTCGAAAATGTTCCACAATCGCTGACCACTCTTTTGCTTTTTCGATCGCAGAGCGTAGTACAAACGCCCCGACTTCAAAGATCAGCCCGTTTTGCTCTGCCATATGAATCAGGGCTTCATTGGAAATGTCCCCCAAAACAGGGTGGCTCCAACGTAACAACGCCTCTGCGCCGATCCACTTGTGCGTTTGAGGGCAAACTTTCGGCTGAAAATAGAGCGTTAAATCGTCGTTTCTTACTGCTTGCAGTAAGTAGCTTTCGATTTGATTGTGGTGAAGTAAGGCATCTGCGTGAGTTGCTGAAAAATACGCGTATTGCTGGCCGGAATCTTTGCTCAAAACCATGGCCTGATTGGCATGCCTTAACAGTTGTTGAGCACTTTCGGTTGTTGAATCCGCCACCGCTAAACCAATGAATGCGTGCAAATGCGCTTCGCTTTCGCCCACTTTAAAGCCTCGTTGTCCGGCATTGATGATCCGGTTAAGCAGGTTGTCGAGGATATCAGTAACGTCATCCGCACGAATCGCGATCACAAGATCGTGCGAGCTTGGGCGGCCAGTAATGGAATCGACAGATTCAATGACACCGATTTGGTTACGGTAGATTTTCAGCAAATCATCCAATAGGGCAAACCCATATTTGGTTTGAATTGAACGGGCATTGGTGAATCCGATATGGATCACTACCAAACTGGAATCCCCAAGACGCCATTCGTCTAACATCCTCTGTAAATGCTGCTCTAACGCGCATCGATTCAGAAAGCCTGTACCGTGGTCATGATGTTTCTGATAGTGCGCTTGCTGTTCTGCGGCTTTTCTACGGTCAATTTCTTGGTTTAAGCTAAAACTAAGTTGAGCAAGATTGGTTGTACGCTTATCAACACGTTGTTTTAGCTGTTCGTTGAGGCGCAGTAATTTTTGATGTTGGTAGACCACAGACAGTTGCGCTTCTATCGAAGTTTGAAAACCAGCGAGCAATTCTCGATATGTTTGGCCAAAGTTGTTTTCTTTGTCATCTAGCATACAAATGGTGCCAAACACCTCACCATTTGGCCAAAGCAATGGCAAACCGCAGTAGGCGAGCATTCCCAATTTAATATCGGGATTGTGATCCCACTCCTTGTCGTTCAGAGCGTTAGGCACCAGCAATTCCGTGTTGTCTTCAATCACGGTTTCGCAGTAAAGACCATGGCCTAGCGATTCGCTATCTCCTTGATGATAAGGGTTTAATGAACTTTGACTGGAGGAAAACACCTCAATGTGTTCGGGTTGGATACGCATAATCAATGCGGCGGGGACATCAACGATATACGCCAATAGGTTGACAATTCTCTGCCAACTTTCTTGCATTGCTTCTGGAATCTCATAATCCAACGTTCTGTATTTTGCCATTGAGCAAACATCCTTGTTTGAATGAGCTTTGAGCTCATGTTTTAAAATTATAATGACGGCAAACATCCTTGTTAGTATAGGGGCTAGAGTTGGCGTTACCCAAAAAAAAGTCCCGAAATCGTTCGGGACGGGGAAATAAAAGATTGAATCTCAATAATGGAACACTGTGTAGCTAAGGCGTTAATTTCAAAATTGTTTGTAAGTCAATATCTTGTGAATAGTCAACTTCGTCAAATCCGAAACCATTGAGCTGTAAAAACTCGTTTTTAAACCCTTGGTAATCACCGATTACTTGGAAATTATTGGCATCCATTTCTTCTAGAATCTGGTTCACTTTATTTTGAATATGAGGCGCCAGTTCCCAATCATCCATCCGGACCAATCGCTCACCATCAACGCTGATGTGGTCTTGCCCATAAAGCTTCGTTGCGAATAAGCGCTGCATTTGCTCAATGCATCCTTCGTGGCATTTTTCGTCTTTCATCACTCGATAAAGTGCGAGCAGGTAAGGGGACAATGCAGGAATAAATACACTGGCTTTCGTCACCAATGCCTTACAAACCGTGGCATACGCTGCGCCGTCAAAATTGGCCAGTTTCAAGTTCAAAGAATGGCTGGTTTGATGAAGGTCGATCTTTGCACGCCCTAAGGTGCCATCAAGGTAGATTGGATGTGTGATTTCAGGCCCTACATAGGAAAACGCGATGGTTTGGCATCCTTGAGCAATGGATTCGGCATTAATGAGCGTGTCGATCCAGCTTTCCCAATCTTCACCGCCCATGACCTTAATGGTGTGCAATGCTTCTTCTTCTGTAGCCGATTCGAGGGTGGTATCAATCCAGCGATCATGCTCTAAGTCGAACGATGCTCCGGTCACTGTTTGGCCAAAAGGTTTAATCACACTTCGCCAAAATTCACCCGGTTGATTTGATATCGGTCGCATGCCTGTTGCGAGGCTGTAGATAACGAGGTCAACCTCACCTTCGAAATAGGTTTCGATCGCCTCAATCACTTGGGTACGAGTTTCGGAAGCAAAAGCATCACCAACAATATTAATTGCAATACGGCCTTCTTTTTCAGCTTCACGTTTAAAAAAAACATTGTTGTACCAGCCCGCGCTGCCTGTTCCTTTTTCAGAAGGGCCTCGTTCAAATGAAACACCGATGGTGTCTGCTTGCGCACCACCAAAAGTGAGGGCTATCCGAGCGGCAAGGCCAAAACCAGAAGATGCACCGAGAATAAGGACACGTTTAGGTCCTTGTGAAATCTGTGGTGCATTTTTAACAAATGCTATCTGTTTTTTTATTGCTGCTTCACAACCAAAAGGATGAGCAGAACGAGCAACAACGCCTTGAATAATCGGTTCTATACGCATGCACTATTCCTGATTCGGGGAGAATTGCATTAGGCTAACGTAAAGAAACGTAAAATGATTTGAGCTAGGCCATTAAAATCAGAGATGTTTGTAAAACGTTTTTGCAACAAATTGAGCGATCCAAGGCTGAGCTTCGGGCATTGGATGTAAGCCATCAGGCATCATCCACTCCGGTTTGACGATCACTTGTTCTAAGAAAAACGGCAGGAGTGGCACTTGATGATGTTCGGCAAGCGTAGGATAGAGTTCAACAAATGCATCCGTGTAGCGCTTGCCATAGTTAGGTGGGACACGAATTTGCATCAGTGCGACTTTAGCGTCTGAGGCTTTGCTTAATTGAATCATTCGCGAAAGGTTTGAAGAGATCACTTTATGTGGAAAACCTCGCAAGCCATCATTGGCCCCCAGCTCAATAAGCACCCAGTCTGGTGAGTGCGTTTTTAACAACTCAGGCAGACGAGATAGTCCATTGCCGGTTGTGTCTCCAGAGATACTGGCGTTGATCACTTCTACGTTTTTTCCGTATGTATTCAATGCTTCTGGTAACAAATTTGGCCAAGCCTGCTCTGCAGACATGTTGTATCCTGCACTTAGGCTGTCGCCAACAATTAACACTTTCTCGGTTGCGTGTGCGACGCTAGAAAGGAAAAACATTATAAGTAAGGAAAACAATCTGACCATGCCATCTCCAGTAATTAAAGCGGAATCCGTTAGTAAACAAGTCTCTACTAATAATGAGCAGTTAACAATCCTTAAAAATGTAAATGTTGTCATTGAAGAAGGTGAAAGCGTTGCGATTGTCGGTACCTCTGGTGCCGGTAAGTCTACTCTGATGACGCTTCTGGCTGGTTTAGATGTGGCGACCTCCGGTGACGTCACGTTGTTAGGACAAGCATTATCTCAGCTCGATGATGAACAACGAGCGCAAATTCGTAGCGAATATATTGGTTTTGTGTTTCAGAGTTTTCTCTTAATCCCTAGCTTAACAGCCCTACAAAATGTCACGTTGCCATGTTTGTTAAAAGGTGAGGAAGAAGACCACGAGCGAGCCAAAGCGCTGTTGGCCTCGGTAGGGCTGGCTTCTCGTATTCAACATCTCCCAAGCCAGCTTTCGGGTGGCGAGCAACAGCGCGTTGCCTTAGCTCGCGCATTCATGACTCAACCTAAAATTTTGTTTGCAGATGAACCAACCGGCAACTTAGACCAACACACCGCAGAAAAAATCATCGATCTGTTATTTGAACTGAATCAACAACATGGTACGACGTTAGTGCTTGTGACGCACGACGACAATCTGGCCAGGCGTTGTCAGAAGGTCATTAAAATGGATGCTGGCCAACTTGTTGGAGAGGGGTAATATGATTAAGTACTCTCTCAATCGCAGGTTAACTCTTTGGAGCCTCGAAGAGATTCGGCACGGTAATTTGTGGCCAATAAGCGTGGCGTTGATTCTCATTATCTCGTCTGTTTTTGCGTTGTCCGCGTTGGCTACTCGCATGGAACAAGTGATTGTTAAGCAGGGCAAAGATGCGTTAACAGCGGACACCGTTTTCGTTTCTGCCAATCCGATACCGCAAACGCTCGATCTGGCCATCGCAGCGCAAGATGTGCAAGCCTCGAAAATGACTCGTTTTGCGACTATGGCGTTTAGCGACAACGAAATGCAGTTAGTCACCGTAAAAGCAGTTGAAGAAAGTTATCCACTGCTCGGAGAGTTGGTTTTATCTCGGGGCGAAGAGAAACAACGGCACGTCAAACCAGGAGAGCTTTGGCTTGACGGTCGAGTTATGGAAAGATTGTCGGTCAAGGTGAGTGACGTTGTCACCATTGGTGATGCCGATTTTCCGGTCACTGGCGTGATAGAGGCGGAACCTGGATTAAGTTTTAACCCGTTCCAACAAATGCCTGCGGTTTACATTCATCAGTCAGACGTTGATAAAACGGGTGCGATTCAAGTAGGTAGTCGAGTTCAATATCGCGTCTATCTGGTTGGTGAAAGGCCGTCGTTAACCACGATTAAATCCGCTGTAGAGCTCAGCCCAAGCGATCGTTGGCGAGATCAAGAAAACGCGGATCGCTCTAGCGAAGTGTTTGAGCGTACCAGCCAATACCTCTCTCTAACGGTTGCAATTGTCATCATTATGGCAGCCACGACTTTGGTTCTGACTTGTCAAAATTACGTTGTCACGCGAAAACAAACCATCGCGATGTTAAAAAGTATTGGCGCACAACGCGGTTGGATTATTCGCTGGTTGGCCATTCAATTGTCACTGCTGTTTCTTTTTGCCGCGCTGGTTGGTTTACTCATCGGGCTGGGGCTCGAACAGCTATTGAGAATTCCACTCAAAGACCTGCTTCCAGAACCACTGCCAAGCTTTGGTATTGAGCCGTTTTTAGTGTCGTTAGCAACGGCTTTTTGTATTGCTGTACCGTCGTTGGGGATCCCGCTTTCATCATTATTGAAAACTTCGGCGGTTAGCGTGATGCAACCCGATGACGGATCGCAACAAAAAATAGGTAAAAGTGGGTGGCTGGTTTTGGTTCCCGTGGTGCCTATGTTAGTCAATTACTACAACAACGTAATGGTATGGGTTGTTTTAGCGGCAATTTTGATTCTATTTGTGGTACTCGCGGCCTTTGGGTTGTTGGTCAGTCGGGGGCTGATGCGTTTTCCTTTGGCGACACCGATTAAGCTCGCATTAAGCCGGATAAATCGCTCAGCATTGGCGAGTGGCTTGCAATTGGGGGCATTTGCACTTTCTTTGATGTTGCTGGCGATCATTTGGCTAGTACGGACTGATTTGTTGCTTGATTGGCAACGTACATTACCTGCGGATGCGCCCAACGTTTTTGCGCTCAATATCGCTGACTATGAAAAAGAGAGCTACTTAAACGCACTGGATGAAAATCAAGTGTTACGCTCTGAAGCTTATCCCATTATTCGTGGACGCTTTACTGAAATTAATGGTGTCGACGTCAAACAAGATCAGCAACAAGGTCGCCAAGAGCGAAGCGATGCAATCAGCCGAGAGCTCAACCTGACGTGGTCTGATCACCTACCAAACTATAACCAAGTGTTGCAAGGTGAATGGCAAGCCAAAAATGCGGTCTCAGTAGAATCCGAAGTTGCTAGTGAGCTGGGCATCAAAATCGGCGATGTACTGACGTTTGTAATCAACAGCCAGCCCATTAAGGCGACCGTCAACACAATACGGAAAGTAGAATGGCGGGACATGAAGCCAAACTTCTATTTCATCTTCTCAAATGATGTGATGGCAAACATGCCGGGTTCATACTTAGTGAGCTATCGAATTGACGAAAATCAGGGCGGGATTCTTAACCAACTCTCTCGTCAGCACCCGACGGTCAGCGTGCTTGATATTCGGACTATGGCGACGAAAATTCAAAGCCTGATCGAGCAAATCGTTTGGTCTATCTCGATACTCGCTATTTTGGGAGTTATTGCCGGCGTTATGCTGATCTTTACCTTGCTCCGGTTGAGTTTATCGCAGCGTCAACAAGAAATTCGTTTGTATCGTACGTTAGGTGCTTCGAAAAAGCGGGTAACTCAGACGATCTGGGCGGAATTTGGCTTGATGGCCATCATTGCGAGCTTGGTGGCAACACTCGGTGCAGAGTTGGCCGTCGCAGGCGTTATGCACTTTGGCTTCGAGCTCTCCACTCAAATTCATCCGCAGTTATGGGTAATGCTGCCACTGTTGGCGTTACTGACGTTGTTCGCGGTTGTCTTAAGTTTAATCAAGCAGTTATTGACGCCTGTTAACAACAGTTACGCCTAATTGCACACTTCACTTATCCCAGTTATCCACAAAATCAGTGGATAACTTTTGGGATAAGTGAATGCCCAAAATAGTGCAATCTTTGCCGAGTCGTTGAGGCATCTGAGTTAGCGAAGAGGGGTTATTCACAAATCAAATTTATTTAAGAATCAACATAATCTCGTCAAGCTTTTTTTGCGAAAAATCTTTTGTCTTCGTCGCTAAAAAATAAAGCGAATAAAAAAGCGCCAACTGCCAGTAACCTCAGGGAATTTGTGATTTTATTCACGCTCGAACAGGGGTAGAATCTGACGTCAGAATTCATAGTGATAGTTTATAAATGAATAAGTTAAATACGCCTAATTGCGATACCCATATCGCAGTCGTCGGTGGTGGTGTAGCGGGTGCTACAGCGGCAATACACTTTTCTGAACTCGGCTATAAAGTCACGTTGCTCGAAAAAGGGCCATCGTTGGTTAATGGTCCACCTATCTGCCATTTGCACGCAGGTGGTAATTTGTATCGTGAAATTTCGACCGAACAATGTATTGAACTGCTCAGGCAGTCCATCGAAAGCGTAAGACTTTTTCCTCATAGCATCAATATTCGTCCTACGGTCATTGCGATTCCGCATTCTGATGACGGCGAGCCAAACGATCTTCTTCCTCGTTTGGCAGCGGTCGCCACCGAATACAAAGCTCTTGTCGAGCAAGATTGCCGTAACCAAGTACTTGGTAAGCCTGAAGACTATTACAAACTCTACTCACGCGATCAATTGGCAGCATTAGCGTCAATGACTCAACCAAAGAATCCCCGTTCGATGGATGAATGGATGATTCCGTTTGCAAAACACGCAGACTTAAACAGTCTCAAGTATCCCGTGGTTATGGTGCAAGAGTACGGGTGGAGTGTCTTTAGGTTGTCAGCAATTGCAAGTCTAGCTCTCGACAAGTTTCCTGCAACCGAGGTGCGATGCAATAGCGAGTTGCAGACATGTCAATGGGACGGCAAACAGTGGCAACTGACTTTATCCAATACATCTCAGCCGCTTACAGTTGACTACTTGGTGAATGCCT encodes:
- a CDS encoding ABC-ATPase domain-containing protein, encoding MDQLIAKLKKLEKQNYRAYQQIKGQYNFTDFDLFIDHIQSDPYASASRFRAFRAWSLTGLSWLKEESAAFQLGARDFIARSFAEFAKQENAIAISLHGQTVLDSTSVLFTEEGIELRFRVNLPAEGRDILAKKAINIITFHLPKFIRRSTIERELDKEALLTHCQVVEDQEALREQLEVNGLVSFVANGSILPRVAGNCDLPMKDAVEFTAPESLQVTLHAPNRGYVTGLGIPKGITLIVGGGFHGKSTLLNAIERSIYNHIPGDGREYIVTDGSAMKIRAEEGRCVHHLNLSNYINHLPMGKDTADFTTQDASGSTSQAAWLQESVEAGASTLLIDEDTSATNFMIRDERMQALVAKGDEPITPLVDRIGQLRDELEISTIIVMGGSGDYLDVADNVIQMHDYQALDVTEKAKEVIQLHPTQRHNESEAPLVTFPPRALHCSALMNILTDGKFRVSAKGKDSLRFGKEFTDLSALEQLESSDEVNAIGWVWYQLAQHAGWNSNPAKQISELLGDAWFQNMPQHGDLAKPRPIDVMAALNRMRKSQFRNNH
- a CDS encoding bifunctional diguanylate cyclase/phosphodiesterase; this translates as MAKYRTLDYEIPEAMQESWQRIVNLLAYIVDVPAALIMRIQPEHIEVFSSSQSSLNPYHQGDSESLGHGLYCETVIEDNTELLVPNALNDKEWDHNPDIKLGMLAYCGLPLLWPNGEVFGTICMLDDKENNFGQTYRELLAGFQTSIEAQLSVVYQHQKLLRLNEQLKQRVDKRTTNLAQLSFSLNQEIDRRKAAEQQAHYQKHHDHGTGFLNRCALEQHLQRMLDEWRLGDSSLVVIHIGFTNARSIQTKYGFALLDDLLKIYRNQIGVIESVDSITGRPSSHDLVIAIRADDVTDILDNLLNRIINAGQRGFKVGESEAHLHAFIGLAVADSTTESAQQLLRHANQAMVLSKDSGQQYAYFSATHADALLHHNQIESYLLQAVRNDDLTLYFQPKVCPQTHKWIGAEALLRWSHPVLGDISNEALIHMAEQNGLIFEVGAFVLRSAIEKAKEWSAIVEHFRVAVNVSAIQLKNPLFAEQVQELLIAYQLPAQYLELEVTESGLISDEVVARATLERLHELGVTLSLDDFGTGYASFSYLKKYPFDAIKIDKSFVQHIDKSEEDKEIIRSIIHVAKKLDLEVVMEGIESDLQEDFLIREGCDIGQGFLYGKPMPGSEFVQGLYSQNFLGTPRFAYHT
- the fabV gene encoding enoyl-ACP reductase FabV, translated to MRIEPIIQGVVARSAHPFGCEAAIKKQIAFVKNAPQISQGPKRVLILGASSGFGLAARIALTFGGAQADTIGVSFERGPSEKGTGSAGWYNNVFFKREAEKEGRIAINIVGDAFASETRTQVIEAIETYFEGEVDLVIYSLATGMRPISNQPGEFWRSVIKPFGQTVTGASFDLEHDRWIDTTLESATEEEALHTIKVMGGEDWESWIDTLINAESIAQGCQTIAFSYVGPEITHPIYLDGTLGRAKIDLHQTSHSLNLKLANFDGAAYATVCKALVTKASVFIPALSPYLLALYRVMKDEKCHEGCIEQMQRLFATKLYGQDHISVDGERLVRMDDWELAPHIQNKVNQILEEMDANNFQVIGDYQGFKNEFLQLNGFGFDEVDYSQDIDLQTILKLTP
- the tesA gene encoding multifunctional acyl-CoA thioesterase I/protease I/lysophospholipase L1; the protein is MVRLFSLLIMFFLSSVAHATEKVLIVGDSLSAGYNMSAEQAWPNLLPEALNTYGKNVEVINASISGDTTGNGLSRLPELLKTHSPDWVLIELGANDGLRGFPHKVISSNLSRMIQLSKASDAKVALMQIRVPPNYGKRYTDAFVELYPTLAEHHQVPLLPFFLEQVIVKPEWMMPDGLHPMPEAQPWIAQFVAKTFYKHL
- a CDS encoding ABC transporter ATP-binding protein, whose protein sequence is MPSPVIKAESVSKQVSTNNEQLTILKNVNVVIEEGESVAIVGTSGAGKSTLMTLLAGLDVATSGDVTLLGQALSQLDDEQRAQIRSEYIGFVFQSFLLIPSLTALQNVTLPCLLKGEEEDHERAKALLASVGLASRIQHLPSQLSGGEQQRVALARAFMTQPKILFADEPTGNLDQHTAEKIIDLLFELNQQHGTTLVLVTHDDNLARRCQKVIKMDAGQLVGEG
- a CDS encoding ABC transporter permease produces the protein MLANLLERGNMIKYSLNRRLTLWSLEEIRHGNLWPISVALILIISSVFALSALATRMEQVIVKQGKDALTADTVFVSANPIPQTLDLAIAAQDVQASKMTRFATMAFSDNEMQLVTVKAVEESYPLLGELVLSRGEEKQRHVKPGELWLDGRVMERLSVKVSDVVTIGDADFPVTGVIEAEPGLSFNPFQQMPAVYIHQSDVDKTGAIQVGSRVQYRVYLVGERPSLTTIKSAVELSPSDRWRDQENADRSSEVFERTSQYLSLTVAIVIIMAATTLVLTCQNYVVTRKQTIAMLKSIGAQRGWIIRWLAIQLSLLFLFAALVGLLIGLGLEQLLRIPLKDLLPEPLPSFGIEPFLVSLATAFCIAVPSLGIPLSSLLKTSAVSVMQPDDGSQQKIGKSGWLVLVPVVPMLVNYYNNVMVWVVLAAILILFVVLAAFGLLVSRGLMRFPLATPIKLALSRINRSALASGLQLGAFALSLMLLAIIWLVRTDLLLDWQRTLPADAPNVFALNIADYEKESYLNALDENQVLRSEAYPIIRGRFTEINGVDVKQDQQQGRQERSDAISRELNLTWSDHLPNYNQVLQGEWQAKNAVSVESEVASELGIKIGDVLTFVINSQPIKATVNTIRKVEWRDMKPNFYFIFSNDVMANMPGSYLVSYRIDENQGGILNQLSRQHPTVSVLDIRTMATKIQSLIEQIVWSISILAILGVIAGVMLIFTLLRLSLSQRQQEIRLYRTLGASKKRVTQTIWAEFGLMAIIASLVATLGAELAVAGVMHFGFELSTQIHPQLWVMLPLLALLTLFAVVLSLIKQLLTPVNNSYA
- a CDS encoding FAD-dependent oxidoreductase is translated as MNKLNTPNCDTHIAVVGGGVAGATAAIHFSELGYKVTLLEKGPSLVNGPPICHLHAGGNLYREISTEQCIELLRQSIESVRLFPHSINIRPTVIAIPHSDDGEPNDLLPRLAAVATEYKALVEQDCRNQVLGKPEDYYKLYSRDQLAALASMTQPKNPRSMDEWMIPFAKHADLNSLKYPVVMVQEYGWSVFRLSAIASLALDKFPATEVRCNSELQTCQWDGKQWQLTLSNTSQPLTVDYLVNACGFETGTLDDHIGVKTQRLVEFKAAYVTQWSKCKEEWPEVIFHGQRGTPQGMAQLTPYGDGYFQLHGMTQDITLFKDGLVSSEEGSSQPRLPLQYVKKIQQGWNKEILISRTQGAIEHMSQFVPIFSDAQAAGKALFGAQQIPGNDVTLRAADVSFSANNYACIEIVKASSTLQAAQKTAQHWFGVTPSFDIEGQHPVTLTLSPQEIEEKAIELAQLRGYPVALAKTTGEGLYKNL